In Phaseolus vulgaris cultivar G19833 unplaced genomic scaffold, P. vulgaris v2.0 scaffold_17, whole genome shotgun sequence, the sequence CTTcttaaagaaattaatttaaaaaatatcagtaTGTTTCAAATGACCGCCTTTGACTGTAAATGCCTTAAGTGTATGttctttgtttttatattttgtactagtggaTACAACTTTTTGGTATCCCGATCCAATACTACGTGGAGGTCTCACCTTCAGTCTCTCCGTTGGATATTGGTGCTCCGCTCCTCTGTGCGGGCGTTCAGTGGCTTTGTTTATCGTGTCTTCTCTCTAGACAAGTATATAAAACGTTCTTTTGTTGCTGCTAGTCCGATCTTTCGTGAATAGTCTCACCTTCAGTCGCTCCATAGGTATTGGCGCTACATTCACGATGAATGCCTCAATTGCTCTTTCGGTATCACTTCTTGCATTGGTAAActgcaaaataaaataagaaaaatgtcccactcaaaacaaaataaaaatgtcaaagaatGGTGTTGAAACAATATATACTAAAACACGCTAAATCGACCGTTAATGCAAAACGCATACTTAAAATTCATGGACGGCTAGATTTTACAAAATGTTCCTAATTTTTATACACAAAGCCTTTATAAGGCATTGGATTGGATTGCTTTAGcacaaaaacaaaaggaaaaaaatggcGTGCAGGAGCATGCTTCGTTCAACCACTTTCATAGAACCCATACTCCGtcctttcaatttcaattctCACAAACATCACATAACCGTACGCACCGAATGTAACATCCTCACCACAATTAGGTCACGCCGCTTTCATTCTCCAAAACCACCTCTCTCTTCCTCTCTCAATCAAACGCCGTCGTCTCACCACCATGAAGATCCTCCTCAGGACACCGTCTCCAAGGCAATTTCAGGTAACAACTCATAATCCACAAAACCGTTACATTCCGTTACTAGTGTTAAATGCTTTCTGTCACAGAGGTTTCCGAGGCCAAAGGGAGGGTTGGCCAAACGACAAACGTGGTTGGAAGCACTGGTACAGATGATTCTAACAATGAGTGGTTGGCTTTGGACGAGAAGGTTTTATTTAACTGTTTTTCGTAAGGCATTGTTTGTTTTCAATTACTTGTTACCTGTGAATAATCGGTTAATTGTTTATGTTTGTGTTCTGAAGGTGAACTCGTACCCAACTGTTCGAGGATTTACTGCAATTGGAACTGGAGGTGAGGATTTTGTGCAAGCCATGGTTGTTGCTGTTGAATCTGTAATCCAACAACCAATTCCTCAGGTATATGTGTCAAGTCGTTTCTGGAAATTGAACTTTTGATATTGGAAACGTTTCTCTAATTTATATCGTGATCCTAAATAACTTCTTTGCATGGTATAGATATTACAAGTGGGGGTTGTGTTTGTGTGTGAGCAATATAAACTTATAAGCATTTCATTGTCGTGCTATTACTGTTGGGTTAAGCTTTGTTACTACTTCTATATCTATTCTGTGTGTGTGAATTGGCTTCCTCTTAAACTCTACATGATGTTTATTATGGGTAACAATAGTCCTTGTTTGCTGAGCTGAGCTTATGTTGTAAATAACTACACTCTAAGGACGTTGTTTGATTGAAGCATAGTAAGAAAGCAatggaaaattaaaagaaagCTTAAAGAAAAACATCTGATTATAGTGATTGTGAAAAAATTCTTGCATATGTACCTAAACTATCATAGAATAACATTCCCTTACCACCATCATAggataaataattaattaaaatgctTACAAGTTTGAACCAACCAACTACTTTGTCCTCTAccactttaaacttaaatacCTTTGTGCCTTTGGTGGTTTGATGCTCCCGGGAATGTTGGTAGTCTAAGTAGTGCATCAGTGAATACAGTATTTAACTACATACATAATATGAAGTTAATTAATAGTTTTTGTTTACACTGGCGCAGTTTGTCATCTCTGAAACTTGTTTAGAGCTATTTAAGATAAACTGGCCATATAAATTTCGGTTATTTTGTGTATGTATTTTTAACTTAGTTttgattacattttttttatatcagtttatcataatatttttaatttatttaaaattaacctAGCTAGATTATTGACCATTGGATGAATAAGCAGTCCCTACAGTTATATCTTACCCATTACCCACCCTTTGACGCTGTTGAACAAACAAAGGgtgaatgaagaaaaaacaaatgttAGAAGAAGTTGGACCCAAAAGGACtagttttggttttttttttttgtaagcaATTATATCTCAAATTGTTTTTCTCAAGAATCAATTATAAAAACTTAAGTAGTTTTAACAATCAccttatatttaatatttgtaaataGTTTTTGGAACTTTCAAAATGCCCTATGATTGAGATAGGCAGATTGAAATATCACTATGAATAGAGAGATATTTAATGAACACTGACAACAAAGGTAACAAGGGTCATGACGAAGGGTTTGATCAAAAGGTTTCCCATTGTGAAAGGACTTTTAAGTTTTAAGCTTGCACTTTTAATTGCAAATGAGTTGTGAAAGGTTGATAAAATATCTTTTGGATGGTGTGCTCAAATGGAAGATATAAACTTTTTCTCAAGGGTTCTAACTTCTACATATGCCTAATAGATGTGAAACTCCAGAGTAATAAACACAAATAAAAAGGGTCAAATGTAGAGGATTTTGCTAGTGGCTATGTGGCAGAGGATTTACCAAATCTGAAAAGGTGAATCTGCACATGCACCAAATAACTAATTCACGCCTGTAGAATTTTGTGTGGGAAGGACAgtagtatataattttttgttagaGGAGAGAGAAGGTGTAGATTGTTTAGGTTCTCCTTCCCTGAACTCTTCTTTCTGGGAAAAATTTTCTCACAAAGTTGCTTTCCTTAGTCTTTGGTTCTCTGTATAGCTGTTGTTTAACAACCTTtctcttggtgatatcttttGGATACAGAGacgtttttcttccttcttGTTCCTTGTTCTATCACTGAGGATAATTTTTATACATCACAAATTGTTGCTTTCATAGAGTCATGATGGGCAATACACGCATGAAAACCTCTGACGTCGGTCAAACACATTTTGGAACTAGTGAAGCATTGTGGTAAAGAGTATAGAACACGGTTCAAAAGGCTGGAATCAACCATTAATGAACTAAGAAGCAACGACCTACTGTAGCCTCAAACTCAGGGATGTCATTTCAGCCATTTCGTGTGTGAAATGTTAAGCTTGATTTTCGGCGATTTGGTGACACTGATGCGTTACAATGGATTTTAAAAGCAGATCACTTTAATCATACCCCTGATGAACACCGTTTGACGATTGTTGCCATCCATTTGAATAGAGAAGTGGTTCCTTGGTTCCAGATGATATCCAAACTAATCCTTTTCAATCTTGGATTGGACTCACTCAAGGTTTGGAGCTTGAGTTTGGTCCATACCCCTATCAGCTCCCTCGACCAATTTATTTAGGTGGACTCAGCTTTGATCAGTACATGACTTCTACATTCAGTTTACTGCTCTTGGTAATCAGGTGCAAGGTGTTACTATGGAAGCTCTTGTAGATTGCTATGTGGGGGGATCCCTAGAGCAATACTGCATTGATTAGATGTGTATCTTTGGCCAAACTCTATGAAGAAAAATATGCATTTGAAACCAAAATATTCATCAACCTATGTCTCCAAACTATACACTACAAATTCTACCCTTCTTTCATCCCAATCCCTTAAGACGACTAATTTTCCACTTCTTTTACCCAATCCTAGCCAAAATTCATAAATCACCTTGGTTAGAAATTCTAACATTAAAAGGATGTTGATTACAACCTTCTATTAAATATGTGTAttagagaaaaaataagaaaaaaatataatgtgtAATAGTTAGTGGAGTCAGTTTTCCGTTAGTGGAGCAGAGACTATTAATTTAATAGGGGAAGTTGTTAGTAGTTGAGAATGGAAAAATACAATTGTATAGTTTTGTGTGGGAGGGTTTAGGTTCCTTGAAATACCTGAAGTTAATTCTTTTGAGAGCTATTACTGCTTGAAGTGTTCTTTAATACCAATAAAGATATTCTTGTTTCTAGGTCACTGTTTCTAGATTCTAATTTTTGATCCCAGTTCTATCAGATGTCCCTCGTTGAAATGCGATTATTAATTGTATGCTTCTTTAGATTCTCATgggtggaagaagttcagaGAATTTTTTACAGTCTAGGCTTGCTCACTATTTGAAACTTCTTGGGGAACCTATCCCCAATTTTAAACTCTTAGTTGGGAATGACAATGCTCTTGTGGCTGAAGGATTAGTAAGATGATTGGAGGTCAAGATTCAAGGTCATTCCTTGAAGCTTCTTGTTTACTTCTTGCCAGTTTCAAGAGTTGATTTGTACTTGGTGCGGCCTTTCTAGCCACTTTAGGCCCACACATCTCATATTACAAGttaacttaaattttttatataaacaattGGCTTATCACATTGCACGGTAAGAGATCCAAACTTCCTTTTCCTGCCCAATTTAATCAATTCCAAAGATTGTGTCACACCACCACTGCTACTGTTGAACTTTTTGCATTGCAACAGCTCACACACCCGCATACTACAACAACTCGGTGGTTAGGATTACCCACTGATATGGAACCTTAAGTGGCTATTTTGTTATATACTTACAAGGAAGTATTTGACATTCTTGAATGATTACCCCCCTAAGGTCATTCAATACAATCGTTGCCTGATAGTGGACCAGTGTGGCGTTATCGATGCCCTTATAGCAAAAAAAAAGTCGAGACCATGGTTCAAGCCATGCTCAATGAAGGGATCATAGTACTAGCCTTTTTTCTTCTCCATAATTCTTGTCAATATGGAACTTGGAGATTTTGCACGGACTATAAGACTTTAAACGCCATTACAATAAACTATGGTTTCACTATTCCTATTCTGAATGAGCTTCTTGATGAGTTGTTTGGTACCCAATTTTTCTCTAAACTGGATTTAAGATCTGGCTGTCATCAGATCTTAGACGCAAGGATGCCTTTAGAACTTACCAAGGCTTTGCAAATGGCTTGTGATAATGCCATTTGGGCGTACGAATGCCCCTGTCAATTCAATGTTTGATGAATGAGATATTTCAAGGAATCCTGCAGAAGTTTGTACTAGTCTTTAAGGACATTTTGATATATATTCCTACATGGTCTGTGCACCTGCAACACTTGGAGGTGCTTCACCAAATATTGAGAAAACATTAGTGGTACGTTAAACTATCTAAATGCTCTTTTGGACCGATGGAGAATGGTGTGACAATGGACAACAAGAAAGTTTTAGCAGTTTTACGATGGCCTAGTCTTACAGATTCATAAGAGGTTTTTTGGGGCTCATTGGGTATCTATGAAGCACATACGACACGGACAGAGAGatatgactaaattaaaaattataggaCACGGGACACgactatatatataaattaaaatgtagtaatatattttgttatatgaaaaaataagaaaaacatttataaaattaatttaaaaaaagatgTACTTATATAAACcataatgtttaatttttacatttgttcatcttcattaaaaaatacaacTTTTAATTCTGGTTCATAAGAGATAAGCTAGCAATATCAAGAATTTCATTGTCATCCAATGAAAAGTCATCTCCTACAATATTCCATAATTTAGTTTCCTATTCTTTGTAATTTGAGGAGTTTCTGGAGAGAAGACAAAGATTACTATGGACGAATGACAAAGATTACTATGGACGAATACTAGATCCTCTGTCCTTTTAGGTGTCATCTTCtatctttttaaagaatgtATAGAGGAGTCCAATTCCTCTCACAACATGGTTGTCCAAGTTTAAGAGCTATCTTCTTAAGGGTTGGTGCATGAACTCCATGAACAATCCACCATGATTTTTAATCCCTGTCCCTTAAAGAGTCAATATCGGCAAAATCTTCTTTTCCATCTGAAAAGTTTGCGAACTCTATATTTACCCGTTTTCTTacatccacatcatcaaagtaCCTCATAAAACATTTATTCCTTTCCTGAGTAAGTTCCTTAGCTTGATGTGGGACAAGTATGTGTGAATCTTCATTTAACCATTTATGACTATAATatctatattaaaaatataaaacataatattatgtacttcataaaatataataataaaataatttaattatattgtaTTACCTTGGATTTAAAGAATGAGTTAGACAATGAAGTGATGTGTTACTCTTAGTCCAACtatcaattaatattaactttaCTACCTCGAAAAATGATGAATATTCAACTTCTGTCTTCATTTCATGATGGTATATGATCTTTTTCACATTTTCAATCATTGAATCCCTCATCTCGTATACTAAGTAAAGAGTAGCCATATCCGTATTTGTTTTTCTAAGAACATCATAAATAGGGGCAATAAAAGCAAATATGTAATCAACCTTCATCCACCAATTATCCGTCAACAAAGTTTATTTCACAAATTGTGCACTATCGACATTATTCACTACTAATAACCATCTTTTGGAGCCCTTTCTTCAAACTTCTAAATCTTTTTAACATGACTATGAAAAAAGGAACTTCAATGAGTTGAAGTTATTGAACattgttaataataaatgttttaataaaTGTAGCATCATGAACAATTTGTGAGATCCAAGGACATTGTTGATAAGTATCACTATTTTTTCAGTATTTTTTGCTgcacaaattttttttaatgcaagatTCAAGGTGTGCACTAAACAAGGAGTTCAATAGATTGAGGGAAATTCTAATTTTAAGAGCATCCTCGTTGGCTTACATACAAATGCATTATCAGTTACAATTTGTACCACATTTTTTCGCCCAACCTATATAATTGCATCTCTCATATGTTTAGCAATAAAATCTTTGTCCTTTACTTCAAAAACATTGGTCCATCTCAGGGATAGCCATACAATTCATAAGTGGTCTTCTTTGAGGATCACTCCACCCTTCACTAACAACTGTTACACCTTTCTGATTCCACGAGTTTCTTATAGGTTGCAAAAGGTTTTCTACATTACTTCTTTACTTTGATAGTAAAGGATCTCTGAGTTTATTATATGTTGGTGGTATATATCCACCAAGATTAAAAGTATTAGCTGCATAAGAAAATGCATTCCTATAATAAGGACTTCTTGCTAAATGAAAtggtaaataaatttatttgatttctacatgtaaataaattcaaaaaagaaaaaggttcCTCTACCACCTGGATCTGATGAAGGAAATCGGGCAAACAATGATCTCATCCAAAAACTCAAAGGTTCCTTACAAGTTGCTTTCAATATTCAAGCGAGAAATACTCTTGATTGTAAAGTTACGAGGATGTTTTATTCTTCAGGACTaccatttcattttattttattataagagTGCATTTTCTTATGCAACTAATACTTCTAATACTTAGAGGTCCTTTACTTTCAAAGGAAAGAAGTCATGTAAAAAAACTTTCTGCAACCTATAAGAAATTATGAATCAGAAAGGTGTAACAATGATCAGTGATGGGTGGAGTGATCCTCAAATAAGACCACTTATAAATTTTATGGCTATAACTAAGAGTGAACCAATGTATGTTTTTTTAAGTCAGTAGATGAGTCTGATGAAATAAATGACAAAGATTGTATTGCTAAACACATGAGAGATGCAATTATGGAGGTTAGGCCCAAAAAATGTGGTACAAATTGTAACTCATAATGCATCTGTATGTAAGGCAGTCGGTATGCTCATAGAATTAGAAGTTCCTTCAATCTATTGGACTCCTTGTGTTGTGCACACTTGAATCTTGCATTGAAAAATATATGTGCAACAAAAAAATGGTGATACTTATCAACATCGTTCTTGGATCTCACAAATTGTTGATGATGCTAGCTTTATTAAAACCTTTATTATGGGGCACTAGATTATCAATGTTCAATCACTTGAACTTAGTGAAGTTGTTTTTTGTTGCTTCAACTATAGTCATGCTAAAAAAGGTTTAGAAGTTTGTAGAAAGGACTCCAAGAGATGGTTATTAGTAATGAATGCTCTTCTTACCGAAAAGATATTATCGATAGTGCACAATTTGTGAAAGAAACTTTGTTGACTGATAATTGGTAGATGAAGGTTGATTACATACTTGCTTTTATTGCCCCTATTTATGATGTTCTTAGAAAGACAGATACGAATATGACTACTCTTTACTTAGTATACGAAATGAGAGgttcaataattaaaaatgtgAAAAAGTGAAAAAGGTCATATATCATCATGAAAGAATACGGAAGTTGAATATTCATCATTTTTCGAGGtagtaaaattaatattaattgattgTTGGACTAAGAGTAGCACGTCACTTCATTGTCTGACTCATTCTTTAAATCCAAGGTAATACAATatagttaatttattttattgagtacataatattatatttttatgtagaTATTATAGTCAATAAATGGTTAAATGAAAATTGACACATACTTACCTCACATCAAGATAAGGAAATTACTCAGGAAAGGAAAAAATGTTATATGGGGtactttgatgatgtggatctaAGGAGACAGATAAATATACAAACTTTTCATATGGAATAGAAAATTTTGCCGATATTGACTCTTTAAGAGACAAGGGTAAAATGGATACAAAATCATGGTGGATTGTTCATGGAATTCAAGCACTTCAGAAGATAGCTCTTAAACTACTTGGACAACCATGTTCTACTTCTTGTTGTGAGAGGATATGGAGTACCTACTcctttatacattttttaaaaagaaataagatgACACTTAAAAGGGATGAGGATCTAGTAAATTACAAAGAAGATGAAAGTAAATTATGGGATATTGTAGGAGATGATTCATTGGATGAGAATGAAATTCTTGATATTGCTAGCTTATCTTTTAATGAACCAAAATTAGAAgttgtattttttaatgaagatgaacaAATGTAAAAGTTAAACATTATGGTTTACATaagtactatttttttaaattaattttataaatgtttctcttaattttttcatttaacaaaatatatgactacattttaatttatatatttagtcGTGTCACGTGtcctataattttcaatttgacCGTGTCTGTGTTTCATAGGTTTTTGGTCTACCTAATTTCTCCAAGCCTTGTGTTAGAAAAATTTTCCACGAGTACAAGGGTGGGTGTAGTTCTAAGTCAATCCTATAATGTTCTTTCTAAGAAGCTGAATCCAAGAACGCAAAGTCAATCTGCATACATCAGGGAGTTCTATGCTATAACTGAGGCAATTGCAAAATTCAGGCACTATTTGTCACAAAAACTGATTGAAGAAGCTTGAAGAGCTCTTAACAGAACAAGCACCACAAACTCCTACGCAACAAAAAGGGCTACTTAAGTTATTGGGATATGATTTTATATACAAACCTGGTAAAGATAACATTGCAGTTGATTCTTTATCCAGGTCTTTGCTCATGGCATGGTCTCAACCTCAACTACAAATTGTCTCTTGGTTGAAGACTGCTATAAtggaaaattcaaaattgaagaCTATAAGTGGAACTATGCAAGAAGAATCAAAATCCTATGCGTTACACAGTACACGATGAATTGCTCTTTTGGAATAATCGATTGATAATTTTGGAATAATTTCTGATGATCATGCATTAATACAACTGATCCATGAATTTCATAGCTCATTATCACGAGGACATGTGGGGTATGCCCGAATTGCTAGAATCACTTCACAATTTTATTGGTAGAATATGCAAAAAGACAAgagattttttcaaaattgtctTATCTGTCAGCAAGCTAAGACTGCTACAACTCTTCTGACAGGGTTATTACATTCTCTACCAATCCCCATATCAGACATGGGAAGACGTACCAATGGACTTCATCACGCCTCCGAAATTCACAAGGATATTTGATCATCATGGTGGCCATTGATAGACTCTCTAAATATGTTCATCTCGCTGTACTCCGAGTGGATTATACAAGTAAACAAGTAGCTGAGGCTTTCTTAAGGGTAATAGTTAAACTCCATGGCACCCCTAAAACCATAGTTTCCGATAGAAAATAGGTTTTTACCAACCAATTTTGGCAACATGTATTCAGGTTGAGTGGAACAACCTTGAACATGTCCACAAAATACCATGTTTTTACCAACCAATTTTGGCAACATTTATTCAGGTTGAGTGGAACAACCTTGACCATGTCCACAAAATACCATCCTCAATCTAGTGGTCAATCCGAGGCTCTAAATAAATGCCTTGATATGTTTTTCAGACAGTAGATATGGTTTAGGTTAAGTTGCAATCATATAGGCAGCACTAAGTAGCTTTGAGAAAAATTCAGAAACTGAGTCTAAGGTACTCTGGCCCTTTTCCTGTGACTGAGAAGATCGGACAGGTGGCTTATAACTGTTATTATTAGCTACCACTAAAATTGATCCTATGTTTAATGCTTCCCAATTGAAACTTTGTAAAGGAGAGCATGCACAACCTTATGTCCAACTCTCCATTACTACCACTGAAACTTCCCCAGTATTACAACCAGTTTCAATTCTAAAGTCCAGAATCATAGGGGGTCACAAGTTCGATAGCAACTAGTCCAATGGGAGGGATTGGATACTGCACATGTTACTTGGGTAGATTAGGGGGCAATTAGGCCTTTCCAGGTTTCAACCTTGGGAGCATAGTTTATCTTAACGGGGGAGGAATTGTAATAAACACAAACGGAAAAGGGTCAAATTCGGATGTTGCTAGTGACCACTTGGCGGAGGATTTACCAAATCTGAAAAGGAGAATCAGCCCACGCACCAAAATAACTAATTCACGGCTGAGCAGTAGTATATACTTTCTATTAGAGAGGGGTGGATTGTTTAGCTTTTCCTTCCCTGAACTCTTTCTTTCTGGGAAAAATTCTCTCACAGATTTGCTTTCCCTAGTTGTTGGTTCTCTGTATAGCTGTTTAACAACCTTTCTCTTGGCGATGGTTTTTTGGAATTCGGATAATAATTCATAGAGACGTTTTTCTTCCTTGTTCCTTACTCTACCACTTTTATACATAACGTCTTTTTCAAAGCTGTTAAAATCAGTAAGTATACCGCTGGAAATTGATCACAAGTATGAACTTGTTTCCAACCCGGAATTTGATCACAAGAAATATATGCTAagcttaaattttatttctctttcaatTATAATTGTTTCTCCTTGTAAGTTGTGGGCTGTGTAGCATATGTGAATGTAATCCTTGAAGAGTTTGTTATCAGTATATTGCAATTTGCATCTATACTTTTATCACTGAACCTCGTTTTTCAAACGGCATTTGACATCTGATCTGCTTTGAATTTTTAACATGTAATTACAGGGATGTGTGAAGCAGAAGTTATCATCTGGGGGAAAATATGTATCTGTAAATATTGGGCCCATTCAAGTTGTTTCCAGTGAACAGGTCTGTCTGTCTCATTCCTCCCCTCTTTTTATCACTCGAAAGTTAATTGTTCTATACTTATTTCCACTAAAAGAACACGTGGGAAAGGAAGGAAAGTAGAGACgtgtttaaattttatttacatttattaGAAGTTTATGTTGTAGTAGATCGATCCTCCAAGAGAACAAGGCTGAGCTGATATATCTTGATATGAAATGTTATGGCATTTTTCAGGTTCAAGCTGTATATAGTGCCATGAGGAGGGACGACCgagtgaaatattttttataatctgtcAAATTGTGTAAAGAAGAAGACGATTACAAGGTATGTACCAACACGCCTGCTTTTTACTGGCAAAGTGTTAATTAATTCATGATATTATTGTAGTCCCAGAAAGGTGTAACACCATTATTTGTTAATGGTGGATAATCTTATAGCCACTTAGATGGTGGGAGGCCGAAGACTACTAAATTTTTCCAGCGAAAGTcaatgaagtttttttttttctttattagtatcgtttaattttattttcaatttgtgttagttataataattttaGCGAACAAAGTTTAGGGTGATTTTGATTGGTTTTTTtgtcaacttttttttttatctatgttgaatttttattttcaacggttaaaaacaattttagtcAAGATTGGTCAAAAatttagttttgaaaaaaaaaacaatatttaatgtTGATCCAAAAACAATTCATGTAGTAATTAACCAAAAATGATCTGGATATACTTCAACTTGTACAAATATGGTAATAGCTTTGCCAACATTGGttaaaaaaaactcttattAGCGTTAACATAGAAATAACCATTACATATGCCATTATAAAGAAATAGTCCCAACAATGTTAACTGAAAGATAATCTTTATAATATTAGTAGAAATCCTGACTTACAATTGTTGAAAAATAGTCTTATCAAAATCTTGAGTACCGTTGGTTGGAAAATAGTTTTGCCAATTAAAGTCCAAAATTAATATGACATTGCTTACTACATTCGAGGCACTTGTACGCTGAAGTTGATCATACTTTTGATTTCTTTAAATTTCTTTCGTATTGAAAagacttattttttatttatatgtccAAAGGGGAGAAAGTGTGTAATGGGGTGGATTTCACATTAAAGTTATGGGGATTTAAAGTATTTGAACATCATAAAAAAAGTGATATTGTTGATCCATGCCCTTGAAGTCTTTTTTAGAACGGTAAGTATTAGTT encodes:
- the LOC137817147 gene encoding uncharacterized protein codes for the protein MACRSMLRSTTFIEPILRPFNFNSHKHHITVRTECNILTTIRSRRFHSPKPPLSSSLNQTPSSHHHEDPPQDTVSKAISEVSEAKGRVGQTTNVVGSTGTDDSNNEWLALDEKVNSYPTVRGFTAIGTGGEDFVQAMVVAVESVIQQPIPQGCVKQKLSSGGKYVSVNIGPIQVVSSEQVQAVYSAMRRDDRVKYFL